From Cellulosimicrobium cellulans, the proteins below share one genomic window:
- the pdxS gene encoding pyridoxal 5'-phosphate synthase lyase subunit PdxS: MADQNVPAESAPGAATAEGAGAVGTAKVKRGMAEMLKGGVIMDVVTPEQAKIAEDAGAVAVMALERVPADIRAQGGVSRMSDPDMIDGIIEAVSIPVMAKARIGHFVEAQVLQSLGVDYVDESEVLTPADYANHIDKWQFTVPFVCGATNLGEALRRITEGAAMIRSKGEAGTGDVSNATTHMRTIRAEIRRLTSLAEDELFVAAKELQAPYELVKEVAATGKLPVVMFTAGGIATPADAAMMMQLGAEGVFVGSGIFKSGNPEQRAAAIVKATTFHDDPDVIAKVSRGLGEAMVGINVDEPARSIQFAERGW, from the coding sequence GTGGCCGACCAGAACGTCCCTGCCGAGAGCGCCCCGGGCGCCGCGACCGCGGAGGGCGCCGGCGCCGTCGGCACCGCCAAGGTCAAGCGCGGGATGGCCGAGATGCTCAAGGGCGGCGTCATCATGGACGTCGTCACGCCCGAGCAGGCGAAGATCGCCGAGGACGCCGGCGCGGTCGCGGTCATGGCCCTCGAGCGCGTCCCCGCGGACATCCGCGCGCAGGGCGGCGTCTCGCGCATGTCCGACCCCGACATGATCGACGGCATCATCGAGGCCGTCTCGATCCCGGTCATGGCGAAGGCCCGCATCGGCCACTTCGTCGAGGCGCAGGTCCTCCAGTCGCTCGGTGTGGACTACGTCGACGAGTCCGAGGTGCTCACGCCCGCCGACTACGCCAACCACATCGACAAGTGGCAGTTCACCGTCCCGTTCGTGTGCGGTGCGACGAACCTCGGCGAGGCGCTGCGCCGCATCACCGAGGGCGCGGCGATGATCCGCTCGAAGGGTGAGGCCGGCACGGGCGACGTCTCCAACGCGACGACGCACATGCGCACCATCCGCGCCGAGATCCGCCGCCTCACCTCGCTCGCGGAGGACGAGCTGTTCGTCGCGGCCAAGGAGCTCCAGGCGCCGTACGAGCTCGTCAAGGAGGTCGCCGCCACGGGCAAGCTGCCCGTCGTGATGTTCACCGCGGGCGGCATCGCGACGCCGGCCGACGCCGCGATGATGATGCAGCTGGGTGCCGAGGGCGTGTTCGTCGGCTCCGGCATCTTCAAGTCCGGCAACCCGGAGCAGCGCGCCGCCGCGATCGTCAAGGCGACGACGTTCCACGACGACCCCGACGTGATCGCGAAGGTCTCGCGCGGCCTGGGCGAGGCGATGGTCGGCATCAACGTCGACGAGCCGGCGCGGTCGATCCAGTTCGCCGAGCGCGGCTGGTGA